A region from the Cherax quadricarinatus isolate ZL_2023a chromosome 79, ASM3850222v1, whole genome shotgun sequence genome encodes:
- the LOC128702748 gene encoding pupal cuticle protein 20-like, with the protein MIVRTLALALVAVVVSARIENLSSTGSLSASQRQALSQSLLQSHSPPAGTAPGGFGPGSSQLSFQQSQQIDSPPPGAAPGGFGPGSSQLPFQPSQLIDSPPGGSAPAGSGAGSSQLPFQPPERPGHSGAGASQDLFQQPQHDTGFPIQILPDPSEDVIPILVDEREGPYPDGSYRFTFETGNGISRYEQGIPQSDTGAVDMRGGWSFTFPDGTPAIFSFVADDTGYRAVSDWLPTPHPFPAHAIAQIEFARQQEAEAAAAEGRQ; encoded by the exons ATGATAGTCAGG ACGTTGGCGTTGGCcttagtggctgtggtggtgagtgCAAGAATTGAAAATCTTTCCTCAACAGGGAGTTTAAGTGCGTCCCAAAGACAAGCCCTCTCCCAGTCACTGCTCCAAAGTCATTCTCCTCCAGCAGGGACTGCTCCAGGAGGCTTTGGACCAGGTTCAAGTCAGCTGTCCTTCCAGCAATCTCAGCAGATTGACTCTCCTCCACCAGGGGCTGCTCCAGGAGGCTTTGGACCAGGTTCAAGTCAGTTGCCCTTCCAGCCATCTCAGCTGATTGACTCTCCTCCAGGAGGGAGTGCTCCAGCAGGTTCTGGAGCAGGTTCAAGTCAGTTGCCCTTCCAGCCTCCTGAACGACCTGGCCactctggtgctggtgctagccaGGATCTTTTCCAGCAGCCACAACATGATACTGGGTTTCCCATCCAAATCCTGCCTGATCCATCCGAGGATGTTATCCCTATCCTGGTCGACGAGCGCGAGGGACCTTACCCAGATGGCTCGTACAGATTTACTTTCGAAACTGGCAACGGTATCAGTCGCTACGAGCAAGGTATCCCCCAGAGTGATACTGGCGCCGTAGATATGCGAGGCGGATGGTC ATTCACTTTCCCCGACGGAACACCCGCCATCTTCAGCTTCGTGGCCGACGACACAGGATACCGCGCGGTATCTGACTGGCTACCGACGCCTCATCCTTTCCCAGCCCACGCCATCGCTCAGATCGAGTTCGCCCGCCAGCAGGAAGCTGAAGCCGCTGCTGCAGAAGGAAGGCAATAA